The proteins below are encoded in one region of Streptomyces marianii:
- a CDS encoding relaxase/mobilization nuclease domain-containing protein, producing the protein MIAAIKPAGTNTRGLLAYLYGPGDHDEHFDPHIVAGFAMLGMPDPGRDENATLTELGRYLDEPVSLRNSEFGQPVTDHVWHCPVRAAPEDRYLSDAEWGEIAQRIVQAAGIAPASDDLACRWIAVRHADDHIHILATTVCEDGRRPRLHDSGIRVGDACREIERGYGLRQLKKGDRTGARRPTQAEMHKAERLGWQQPSPEWLQDRIRAAIPHVTGAEEFIAYLEASGVEVQVRRGPSGDLLGFAVGRPGDVNEAGEQIYHPGSKISPDLSLLKIKARLESSQHEEHPTARRNHPSAPWHQAADALDTLHSDLADDTHAQAHISALGELLEATAQKAPAHLRAELHAASKAFARAQRSQVRAEDRAAHALRSAARDIVHTATGPDGSALAALVAALVWAAIVAGRWHEAKHHAHQADAARQAVQHLQTAADRALAPTLAELTARPPRDQARRVLASDVRAALPDHAERILADSAWPALATVLADAEARGHQPHQLLKEAAAQRELTTARQPARVLITRIQHTGRNPAPNRRVEAARRRSTMAGSIPAQQTGDGRIPAVTPSPTEQQHRQRR; encoded by the coding sequence GTGATCGCCGCCATCAAGCCCGCCGGGACCAACACCCGCGGCCTGCTCGCCTACCTCTACGGCCCCGGCGACCACGACGAGCACTTCGACCCGCACATCGTGGCCGGCTTCGCGATGCTCGGCATGCCCGACCCCGGCCGCGACGAGAACGCCACCCTCACCGAACTGGGCCGCTACCTCGACGAGCCGGTCTCCTTGCGCAACAGCGAGTTCGGCCAGCCGGTCACCGACCACGTCTGGCACTGCCCGGTCCGCGCCGCCCCCGAGGACCGCTACCTCTCCGACGCCGAGTGGGGCGAGATCGCCCAGCGCATCGTCCAGGCCGCCGGCATCGCTCCGGCCAGTGACGACCTGGCCTGCCGCTGGATCGCCGTACGCCACGCCGACGACCACATCCACATCCTCGCCACCACCGTCTGCGAGGACGGACGCCGCCCCAGGCTCCATGACAGCGGCATCCGCGTCGGCGACGCCTGCCGCGAGATCGAGAGGGGCTACGGGCTGCGGCAGCTGAAGAAGGGTGACCGCACCGGCGCCCGCCGCCCCACCCAGGCCGAGATGCACAAGGCCGAACGCCTCGGCTGGCAACAGCCCAGCCCCGAGTGGCTCCAGGACCGCATCCGCGCCGCCATCCCTCACGTGACAGGCGCCGAGGAATTCATCGCCTATCTCGAAGCCAGCGGAGTTGAGGTCCAGGTCCGGCGCGGCCCGTCAGGGGACCTCCTGGGATTTGCAGTCGGCCGCCCCGGCGACGTCAACGAGGCCGGCGAGCAGATCTACCACCCCGGAAGCAAGATCTCCCCCGATCTCTCCCTGCTCAAAATCAAGGCCCGCCTCGAATCCAGTCAGCACGAAGAACACCCCACCGCCCGCCGGAACCACCCCAGCGCCCCGTGGCACCAAGCCGCCGACGCCCTCGACACCCTCCACTCCGACCTCGCCGACGACACCCACGCCCAAGCGCACATCAGCGCTCTCGGTGAACTGCTCGAAGCCACCGCCCAGAAGGCGCCCGCCCATCTGCGCGCCGAACTCCATGCCGCCTCGAAGGCGTTCGCCCGAGCCCAGCGGTCCCAGGTCCGGGCGGAAGACCGTGCCGCCCACGCCCTGCGCAGCGCGGCTCGCGACATCGTGCACACCGCCACCGGCCCCGACGGCAGCGCGCTGGCCGCCCTGGTCGCAGCCCTCGTCTGGGCCGCCATCGTCGCCGGGCGCTGGCACGAAGCGAAGCACCACGCCCACCAGGCCGACGCCGCCCGCCAGGCCGTCCAGCACCTCCAGACAGCCGCCGACCGCGCCCTCGCCCCGACGCTCGCCGAACTCACAGCCCGGCCCCCCAGGGATCAAGCCCGCCGCGTCCTGGCCAGCGACGTACGAGCAGCCCTCCCCGACCACGCCGAGCGAATCCTCGCCGACTCGGCCTGGCCCGCGCTCGCCACCGTCCTCGCCGACGCCGAAGCACGCGGCCACCAACCCCATCAGCTCCTCAAGGAAGCCGCCGCCCAGCGCGAACTGACCACCGCCCGCCAACCCGCCCGCGTGCTCATCACCCGTATCCAGCACACCGGCCGGAACCCGGCACCCAACCGCCGCGTCGAGGCCGCCCGCCGACGCTCGACGATGGCAGGCTCGATCCCCGCCCAGCAGACCGGAGACGGTCGGATCCCAGCGGTGACTCCATCGCCTACGGAACAGCAGCACCGACAGCGCCGGTAG
- a CDS encoding MobC family plasmid mobilization relaxosome protein — protein MAETAQRQGAPDQEVGAEGGSDPDTLHSVQQAVLRPAGPVDSAAAASGEPAVQSVQPTIRRFTGTKRNDRVGPLRFTSDQRARLQQAAAEHGYKGDSGFAADIVLAFLTGRFTANLPLSEDRRRTHIFRAQVLRQLNRIGVNVNQIARALNSDHTPPDIRQRLTELHHLLELIAEALRQPADPEKV, from the coding sequence GTGGCGGAGACGGCCCAGCGCCAGGGGGCGCCGGACCAAGAGGTCGGAGCCGAGGGCGGCTCCGACCCGGACACGCTCCACTCCGTCCAGCAAGCCGTTCTGCGCCCCGCAGGCCCCGTAGACAGCGCAGCCGCCGCCTCTGGCGAGCCTGCCGTGCAGAGCGTGCAGCCCACGATCCGCCGCTTCACCGGCACCAAGCGCAACGACCGTGTCGGCCCGCTGCGCTTCACCAGCGACCAGCGAGCCCGTCTCCAACAGGCCGCTGCCGAGCACGGCTACAAGGGCGACTCCGGCTTCGCCGCCGACATCGTCCTCGCCTTCCTCACCGGCCGGTTCACCGCCAACCTGCCCCTATCCGAGGACCGCCGCCGCACCCACATCTTCCGCGCCCAGGTCCTGCGCCAGCTCAACCGGATAGGCGTCAACGTCAACCAGATCGCCCGCGCCCTCAACAGCGACCACACCCCACCCGACATACGTCAGCGCCTTACCGAACTCCACCACCTGCTGGAGCTGATCGCCGAGGCCCTCCGCCAGCCCGCCGACCCGGAGAAGGTCTGA
- a CDS encoding DUF2637 domain-containing protein, protein MTTLSTPTHRDHRPDEGQSMSTKQAAERYALVAAGVVIVALTAGGFWLSYAHLAEVAGQHGLKSSPVRQWAWPATLDAFIVAGELLMLRAGLRRVADGWAIALTATGSVGSIALNVAGVSGTGNASAVPLLDYVVAAVPPTAALLAFGVLMRQIHQLVDQPADRLDVATFQEPKPLVSAPAKPAEPTAEPVRLAEPPAAGSVQPAEAPPEVSESKPRGGRPPKATLAELVAIGRIALAEHGTLSRALLRKAVKDRDLTIGSERQTEVMEMLRPEIEAAAKTGPSSG, encoded by the coding sequence TTGACCACCCTCTCCACACCCACTCACCGGGACCATCGCCCTGACGAAGGGCAGTCGATGTCGACCAAGCAGGCTGCCGAGCGGTACGCGCTCGTCGCGGCGGGAGTCGTCATCGTGGCGCTCACCGCCGGCGGGTTCTGGCTGTCGTACGCGCATCTCGCGGAGGTCGCCGGACAGCACGGCCTCAAGAGTTCCCCGGTCCGCCAGTGGGCCTGGCCCGCGACCCTGGACGCGTTCATCGTTGCAGGCGAACTCCTCATGCTCCGCGCGGGCCTGCGCCGCGTCGCCGACGGCTGGGCCATCGCCCTCACCGCTACCGGATCGGTCGGCTCCATCGCGCTCAACGTGGCCGGGGTCAGCGGCACGGGTAACGCCAGCGCCGTGCCGCTGCTCGACTATGTGGTCGCCGCGGTTCCCCCGACCGCCGCGCTGCTGGCCTTCGGTGTCCTGATGCGGCAGATCCACCAACTGGTCGATCAACCTGCCGACCGCTTGGATGTCGCGACCTTCCAGGAGCCGAAACCACTGGTCAGCGCGCCCGCCAAGCCCGCCGAGCCAACGGCCGAGCCGGTCCGGCTCGCTGAGCCTCCGGCCGCCGGTTCCGTCCAGCCGGCGGAAGCGCCGCCCGAGGTTTCGGAGAGCAAGCCGCGTGGCGGTCGTCCGCCCAAGGCGACGCTCGCGGAACTCGTCGCGATCGGCCGGATCGCCCTCGCGGAGCACGGCACCCTCAGCCGGGCCCTTCTCCGGAAGGCCGTCAAGGACAGGGACTTGACGATCGGCAGTGAGCGGCAGACCGAGGTGATGGAGATGCTCCGGCCCGAAATCGAAGCCGCCGCCAAGACCGGTCCGAGCAGCGGCTGA
- a CDS encoding DUF3631 domain-containing protein yields the protein MQPTTPEPYSAPGKAVWPTVAVPGRPGPAPGAAPAADGRAPDTVPVYQPAGEMVPDPEPTYGSELLNELRAQVARFVILPSQQTLDAVTLWVAATHLQPAWQHAPRLAVVGPAKRCGKSRLLDVLTETVHEPMLTINTTPAAVFRSITEEPPTLLVDEADTIFGTPKQAEKNEEMRGLLNAGHQRNRYVTRVVGNDHTPHKFATFAMAALAGIGDLPDTIMDRSVVIRMRRRAEGEHVKPFRSRRDIPALHDLRDRIAAWARPLLDEAADLEPEMPVEDRAADTWEPLVIVADLAAGCWPRLARAACAQMVTDEAQAEEDHPNGARILADIRRVFVAQREVDSLSTDELLHHLRQDPESPWAEWGRSGLTARALGGMLRDFGIKSGNVRLADGTQRKGYMRNKFLDAWRRYCPTVHSVNAEPTAPASG from the coding sequence GTGCAACCTACGACACCCGAGCCCTATTCCGCACCCGGCAAAGCGGTATGGCCGACGGTCGCCGTGCCCGGCCGGCCCGGTCCCGCGCCCGGCGCCGCCCCGGCGGCCGATGGGCGGGCGCCGGATACGGTTCCGGTGTATCAGCCTGCCGGGGAGATGGTGCCGGATCCGGAGCCGACGTACGGCTCCGAGCTGCTGAACGAACTGCGTGCCCAGGTAGCCCGGTTCGTGATCCTGCCCTCCCAGCAGACGCTGGACGCGGTCACGCTGTGGGTGGCGGCGACGCACCTGCAGCCCGCGTGGCAGCACGCCCCGCGCCTGGCGGTGGTCGGGCCGGCGAAGCGGTGCGGCAAGTCACGGCTGCTGGACGTGCTCACCGAGACGGTCCACGAGCCGATGCTCACCATCAACACCACGCCCGCTGCGGTCTTCCGGTCGATCACCGAGGAGCCGCCCACGCTCCTGGTGGACGAGGCGGACACCATCTTCGGCACGCCGAAGCAGGCGGAGAAGAACGAGGAGATGCGTGGCCTGCTCAACGCCGGTCACCAGCGCAACCGGTACGTCACCCGCGTCGTCGGCAACGACCACACGCCGCACAAGTTCGCCACCTTCGCCATGGCCGCCCTTGCCGGGATTGGCGACCTGCCCGACACGATCATGGACCGGTCCGTGGTCATCCGCATGCGTCGCCGGGCCGAGGGCGAGCACGTCAAGCCGTTCCGCTCGCGCCGCGACATTCCGGCCCTGCACGACCTGCGTGACCGCATCGCCGCCTGGGCCAGGCCGCTCCTCGATGAGGCCGCCGACCTGGAACCGGAGATGCCGGTGGAAGACCGTGCCGCCGATACCTGGGAGCCCTTGGTGATCGTCGCCGACCTCGCTGCCGGATGCTGGCCCCGCCTCGCACGCGCGGCGTGCGCGCAGATGGTTACCGACGAGGCCCAGGCCGAGGAGGACCACCCCAACGGAGCGCGGATCCTGGCCGACATTCGCAGGGTCTTCGTCGCCCAGCGGGAGGTCGACAGCCTCTCCACGGACGAACTCCTCCACCACCTGCGCCAGGACCCAGAAAGCCCCTGGGCAGAATGGGGGCGAAGTGGCCTGACCGCCCGTGCCCTCGGCGGGATGCTGCGCGACTTCGGCATCAAGTCCGGCAACGTCCGCCTCGCCGACGGCACTCAGCGCAAAGGGTACATGCGCAACAAGTTCCTCGACGCGTGGCGGCGCTACTGCCCCACCGTTCACTCAGTGAACGCCGAGCCCACCGCCCCAGCCTCGGGCTGA
- a CDS encoding helix-turn-helix domain-containing protein, which translates to MTQHGFDPRDDEDDVPEWVDQVMATVAAEVRRRRKELRMSAQDLADRCEEIGHPIPRNVIANMESGRRANLPLVDVLVLAEALRTYPICLLYPVGYVDRVQRLPLQHSEPTWDAMRWFTGDREDFGMEDDMLRNFRAHVRYQRAALAALKGEKHERWKAETAPNQAEREEAVLAQADYAERALEAKYRLRSARAFIREDGGTPPDLPPELADVDPPVGNNTEENDL; encoded by the coding sequence ATGACACAACATGGTTTCGATCCTAGAGATGACGAAGACGACGTCCCGGAGTGGGTGGATCAGGTGATGGCCACGGTGGCCGCCGAGGTCCGCAGACGAAGGAAGGAGCTACGCATGAGCGCCCAGGACCTGGCCGACCGCTGTGAGGAGATCGGCCATCCGATTCCGCGCAACGTGATCGCCAACATGGAATCCGGCCGCCGCGCCAACCTGCCCCTGGTCGACGTCCTCGTCCTCGCCGAAGCCCTGCGGACCTACCCCATCTGCCTGCTCTACCCCGTCGGCTACGTCGACAGAGTCCAGCGCCTTCCCCTGCAGCACTCCGAGCCAACCTGGGACGCCATGCGCTGGTTCACCGGCGACAGGGAGGACTTCGGCATGGAAGACGACATGCTCCGCAACTTCCGCGCCCACGTCCGCTACCAGCGCGCCGCCCTGGCCGCTCTGAAGGGCGAGAAACACGAGCGCTGGAAGGCCGAGACGGCACCCAACCAGGCCGAGCGCGAGGAAGCCGTACTCGCCCAAGCCGACTATGCCGAAAGGGCGTTGGAGGCCAAGTACCGGCTCCGCAGCGCCCGCGCCTTCATCCGTGAAGACGGCGGCACACCACCGGACCTTCCACCAGAACTCGCCGACGTCGACCCACCCGTCGGCAACAACACCGAGGAGAATGATCTTTGA
- a CDS encoding tyrosine-type recombinase/integrase, which produces MKGSTHRRCYCRDAHTGKPLGKQCPKLSSRKHGSYSIRQELPPREDGTRRSFSRAGYESLKAAQADLDHIRALLGLADTDDPEGMALIAAMLEEVGDEKSPLPDVEETRRRLKSGQDLIGRLTVGEWLDRWLDGKRIRKSGLSRYETDIRFHLKPRIGHHRLDRLRVSHLSDMFTAISDANAEILEQNAQRRAAVEELATVPWKGVDNRARRKVMKTAIDAMPPFRRVTGPATRLRIKATLRSALNDAIGQQILTFNPAAHVELDPVRKPKALVWTDARVARWEQTGEKPSPVMVWTPEQTGAFLDFVAEDRLYAMWHLIAFRGLRRGEACAQPWSETNLDDHSLTVSAQLVQDGWEVETSEPKTDSGFRVVALDDDTVNVLKRHREQQDADREQWGSAWVETGMVFTQEDGSWLHPGKVTDLFERLVAASGLPPIRLHDLRHGAATLMLAAGIDVKIVSDTLGHSDTRITRDIYQSVLPHVGKNAAEATAKLVPLQRKTEAEEAARKAAKKAAAKAKAEARAKKKGKRKKPKK; this is translated from the coding sequence TTGAAGGGTTCGACCCACCGCCGCTGCTACTGCCGCGACGCCCACACCGGTAAGCCGCTCGGCAAGCAGTGCCCGAAGCTCTCCAGCCGCAAGCACGGCTCGTACTCCATACGCCAGGAGCTCCCGCCCCGCGAAGACGGCACCCGCCGCTCCTTCAGCCGCGCCGGCTACGAGAGCCTCAAGGCCGCCCAGGCCGACCTCGACCACATACGCGCGCTACTCGGCCTCGCCGACACGGACGACCCCGAGGGCATGGCGCTGATAGCCGCCATGCTGGAGGAGGTCGGCGACGAGAAGTCGCCACTGCCCGATGTCGAGGAGACCCGCCGACGCCTGAAGTCCGGTCAGGACCTGATCGGTCGCCTGACCGTCGGCGAGTGGCTCGACCGGTGGCTCGACGGCAAGCGCATCCGCAAGTCGGGACTCAGCCGCTACGAGACCGATATCCGGTTCCACTTGAAGCCTCGGATCGGCCACCACCGTCTCGATCGGCTGCGCGTGAGCCATCTCAGCGACATGTTCACGGCTATCTCCGACGCCAATGCCGAGATCCTGGAGCAGAACGCCCAGCGCCGGGCCGCGGTCGAGGAGTTGGCCACCGTGCCGTGGAAGGGCGTGGACAACCGCGCCCGCCGCAAGGTGATGAAGACGGCGATCGATGCCATGCCACCGTTCCGGCGTGTGACCGGCCCTGCCACCAGGCTGCGTATCAAGGCCACGCTGCGGTCTGCGTTGAACGACGCGATCGGCCAGCAGATCCTCACCTTCAACCCGGCGGCCCACGTCGAGCTCGACCCCGTGCGCAAGCCCAAGGCCCTGGTGTGGACCGACGCACGGGTCGCCAGGTGGGAGCAGACAGGCGAGAAGCCCTCCCCCGTGATGGTCTGGACGCCCGAACAGACCGGCGCGTTCCTCGACTTCGTCGCGGAGGACCGGCTGTACGCGATGTGGCACCTGATCGCCTTCCGCGGCCTGCGGCGAGGCGAGGCATGCGCGCAGCCCTGGTCGGAGACCAACCTCGATGACCACTCCCTGACCGTCTCCGCCCAGCTCGTCCAGGACGGGTGGGAGGTCGAGACCTCCGAGCCCAAGACGGACAGCGGCTTCCGCGTGGTCGCGCTCGACGACGACACCGTCAACGTCCTGAAGCGACACCGCGAACAACAGGACGCCGACCGCGAGCAGTGGGGATCAGCCTGGGTCGAGACCGGCATGGTCTTCACCCAGGAAGACGGCTCCTGGCTCCATCCCGGGAAGGTGACCGACCTCTTCGAGCGCCTCGTCGCCGCCTCCGGGCTCCCGCCGATCCGGCTGCACGACCTCCGCCACGGCGCGGCCACGCTCATGCTCGCCGCCGGCATCGACGTGAAAATCGTGTCGGACACGCTCGGGCACAGCGACACCCGAATCACGCGGGACATCTACCAGAGCGTCCTCCCTCACGTCGGCAAGAACGCGGCCGAGGCCACCGCCAAGCTAGTACCGCTTCAGCGCAAGACCGAGGCGGAGGAGGCCGCCCGTAAGGCCGCCAAGAAGGCGGCGGCCAAGGCGAAAGCCGAGGCCAGGGCCAAGAAGAAGGGCAAGCGGAAGAAGCCCAAGAAGTAG
- a CDS encoding alpha/beta hydrolase → MDTRQFLRTSAIAFTTALGLLISGCSGSGPASEASEPSGSVPGAAAPSPVSTAALKPYYDQKLDWRNCGAPGFQCATLKAPLNYSKPDGPSVKLAVARVKATGPGKRIGSLQVNPGGPGGSAVGYLQAYAGVGYPAPVRARYDMVAIDPRGVARSEPVTCLEGKEMDAYTQSDQTPDDPAEVDKLSTAFKGFAAGCKERSSSVLPHVSTVEAARDMDIFRSALGDERLSYVGASYGTFLGATYAELFPERAGRLVLDGAMDPSLPARQMNRDQTEGFETAFKSFAADCTKRSNCPLGAKSTSDAAARMKAFFAKLDAQPVSTGESRELTESLATTGVIAAMYDEGAWPQLREGLTEAMNGDGAGLLALSDSYYERESDGSYSNLMSAYSAVSCLDLPPAFTTPDEVTASTADFEKASPVFGRNFAWASLSCAYWPTPATGSPHRIDAKGAAPILVVGTTRDPATPYKWARALAGQLESGTLLTYDGDGHTAYGRGSDCVDRAINKYLLTGTPPADGTRCR, encoded by the coding sequence ATGGACACCAGGCAGTTCCTCAGGACCTCCGCCATCGCGTTCACCACAGCCCTGGGGCTGCTGATCTCGGGCTGCAGCGGCAGTGGCCCGGCGTCGGAGGCGTCCGAGCCCTCGGGGTCGGTGCCGGGAGCGGCAGCGCCCTCCCCGGTGTCGACCGCCGCGCTGAAGCCGTACTACGACCAGAAACTGGACTGGCGCAACTGCGGCGCCCCGGGCTTCCAGTGCGCCACGCTCAAGGCCCCGCTCAACTACTCCAAGCCCGACGGGCCCTCGGTCAAGCTGGCCGTCGCCCGGGTGAAGGCCACCGGCCCCGGCAAGCGGATCGGTTCGCTCCAGGTCAATCCCGGGGGGCCTGGCGGCTCGGCCGTCGGCTACCTCCAGGCGTACGCGGGCGTCGGCTATCCCGCTCCGGTGCGGGCCCGGTACGACATGGTGGCCATCGACCCGCGCGGAGTGGCCCGCAGCGAGCCCGTCACATGCCTCGAGGGCAAGGAGATGGACGCGTACACCCAGAGCGACCAGACTCCCGACGACCCGGCCGAGGTCGACAAGCTGAGCACCGCCTTCAAGGGTTTCGCGGCAGGCTGCAAGGAGCGGTCGTCCTCGGTCCTCCCGCACGTCTCCACCGTCGAGGCGGCCCGGGACATGGACATCTTCCGGTCCGCGCTGGGCGACGAGCGGCTGTCGTACGTCGGCGCCTCCTACGGCACGTTCCTCGGTGCGACCTACGCCGAACTCTTCCCGGAACGGGCGGGCCGGCTCGTGCTCGACGGGGCGATGGACCCGTCCCTCCCGGCCCGTCAGATGAACCGCGACCAGACCGAGGGCTTCGAGACGGCGTTCAAGTCCTTCGCCGCCGACTGCACGAAGCGCTCGAACTGTCCGCTCGGGGCGAAGTCGACCTCGGACGCGGCGGCCCGGATGAAAGCGTTCTTCGCCAAGCTGGACGCCCAGCCGGTGTCCACCGGGGAGAGCCGCGAGCTCACTGAGTCGCTCGCCACCACGGGCGTGATCGCCGCGATGTACGACGAGGGCGCCTGGCCGCAGCTCCGTGAAGGGCTCACCGAGGCCATGAACGGCGACGGCGCGGGACTGCTGGCCCTCTCCGACAGCTACTACGAGCGCGAGAGCGACGGCTCGTACTCCAATCTGATGTCCGCCTACTCCGCGGTCAGCTGCCTCGACCTGCCGCCCGCCTTCACCACGCCCGACGAGGTCACGGCCTCCACCGCCGACTTCGAGAAGGCGTCCCCCGTCTTCGGCAGGAACTTCGCCTGGGCCTCCCTGAGCTGTGCCTACTGGCCCACGCCCGCCACCGGCTCCCCGCACCGCATCGACGCCAAGGGCGCCGCGCCGATCCTCGTCGTCGGCACCACCCGCGATCCGGCCACCCCCTACAAGTGGGCGCGGGCCCTTGCCGGCCAGCTCGAGTCGGGAACCCTGCTCACGTACGACGGCGACGGTCACACGGCGTACGGCCGCGGCAGCGACTGCGTCGACAGGGCGATCAACAAGTACCTGCTGACCGGGACTCCGCCGGCGGACGGCACCCGCTGCCGGTGA
- a CDS encoding DNA polymerase III subunit delta', translated as MAVWDDLVGQERVQEQLASAARDADALVTADAAGEPPPAASRMTHAWLFTGPPGSGRSTAARAFAAALQCTSPDRALGGAPGCGFCDGCHTSLVGTHADVEVVRTDVLSIGVKETRALVRRAQLSPAVGRWQVIVLEDADRLTEGAGNVLLKAVEEPAPRTVWLLCAPSLEDVLPTIRSRCRHLSLRTPSVDAVADVLMRRDGIEPDAAASAARATQGHIGRARRLATDEAARARRATVLKLPLRVEDVGGCLRAAQELIDAAAEDARQVSEEIDAKETEELKAALGAAAGGRMPRGTAGAMKELEDKQKRRRTRTQRDSLDLALTDLTGFYRDVLALQLGSTVALANEDVRDALDRVARGSSPEGTLRRMEAVLACREALDTNVAPLLAVEAMTMALRTG; from the coding sequence ATGGCCGTGTGGGACGACCTGGTCGGCCAGGAGCGTGTCCAGGAGCAGCTCGCCTCCGCCGCACGGGATGCTGACGCGCTCGTCACGGCCGACGCGGCGGGGGAACCGCCTCCCGCCGCGTCGAGGATGACGCACGCCTGGCTGTTCACGGGACCGCCGGGCTCGGGCCGTTCCACCGCGGCTCGCGCCTTCGCCGCGGCCCTGCAGTGCACCAGCCCCGACCGGGCGCTGGGCGGCGCACCGGGCTGCGGCTTCTGCGACGGCTGCCACACCAGCCTGGTCGGGACGCACGCCGACGTCGAGGTGGTCCGGACCGACGTGCTGTCCATCGGCGTGAAGGAGACCCGTGCCCTCGTCCGCCGCGCCCAGCTGTCGCCCGCGGTCGGCCGCTGGCAGGTCATCGTCCTGGAGGACGCCGACCGCCTCACCGAAGGCGCGGGAAACGTGCTGCTGAAGGCCGTGGAGGAGCCCGCCCCGCGCACGGTGTGGCTGCTGTGCGCGCCCTCCCTGGAGGACGTGCTGCCCACGATCCGCTCCCGCTGCCGCCATCTCTCCCTGCGCACCCCTTCCGTCGACGCCGTCGCCGACGTGCTGATGAGACGGGACGGCATCGAGCCCGACGCCGCGGCGTCCGCCGCCCGGGCGACCCAGGGGCACATCGGCAGGGCCCGGCGGCTCGCCACCGACGAGGCGGCCCGTGCCCGCCGCGCGACGGTGCTCAAGCTCCCGCTGAGGGTCGAGGACGTCGGCGGCTGCCTCAGAGCGGCGCAGGAGCTGATCGACGCGGCGGCGGAAGACGCCAGACAGGTCTCGGAGGAGATCGACGCCAAGGAGACCGAGGAACTCAAGGCCGCCCTGGGCGCGGCGGCGGGTGGGCGGATGCCGCGGGGCACGGCCGGGGCGATGAAGGAGCTGGAGGACAAGCAGAAGCGTCGTCGCACCCGTACTCAGCGGGACAGCCTCGATCTCGCGCTCACGGACCTCACGGGTTTCTACCGGGACGTACTCGCGCTCCAGCTCGGATCGACGGTCGCCCTCGCCAACGAGGACGTGCGGGACGCCCTCGACCGGGTGGCGCGCGGCTCCAGCCCGGAGGGGACCCTGCGCCGGATGGAGGCGGTCCTCGCCTGCCGAGAGGCTCTGGACACGAATGTGGCCCCGCTGCTGGCGGTGGAGGCGATGACGATGGCACTGCGCACTGGGTGA